In the genome of Devosia rhizoryzae, the window AGTTTGCCGACGCGCAGCAGAAGCAGGAAAACCAGATCAAGGCGATCCGCGGCTTCATCGCCCAGGGCGTTGACGCGATCCTCATGGCGCCTGTGGTCGCAACGGGCTGGGACGACGTTCTGGCCGAAGCCAAGGAAGCTGAGATCCCCGTCGTGCTGCTCGACCGCGGCATCGATGCGCCGGAAGACCTCTACCTGACCTCGGTTGCGTCCGATCAGGTGCTTGAAGGCCGCGTGGCCGGTGAGTGGCTGGTCAACGAAGTTGGCGACGAAGATTGCAGCGTCGTCGAACTGCAGGGCACAGTGGGTTCGAGCCCGGCTATCAACCGCAAGCAGGGTTTCGAAGAAGGCATTGCTTCGGCCTCCAACATCAAGATCACCCAGAGCCAGACAGGCGACTTTACCCGTTCCAAGGGCAAGGAAGTCATGGAAGCCTTCCTCAAGTCGTCTAATGGCGGGGCCGATATCTGCGCGGTTTACGCCCATAACGACGACATGGCCGTTGGCGCCATCCAGGCGATCAAGGATGCCGGCCTCAAGCCCGGCACCGATATCAAGGTGGTCTCGATCGACGGCGTGCCGGATATCTTCACCGCCATCGCCGCTGGCGAAGCCAATGCCACGGTCGAGCTGACCCCGAACATGGCTGGCCCGGCTCTCGACGCGCTGGCTGCCTATTGGGCCGATGGCACCGAACCGGAAAAGTTTATCATCACCGAGTCCAAGCTCTACACGGCCGAGAACGATCCGCAGGGCGAATATGATCGCCGCAAGGGTCTGGGCTACTAAGAGCTTATCACTGCGCTTATCCCAACCACGGTGTCATCCCGGGCTCGACCCGGGATCCATCCCGAGACCTCAGGATGGGCCCCGGCATTCGCCGGGGTGACACTTTGTGGTTGGGGTACTCAATGTTGAAGCCGCAAGGCTTGGGAGGGGCGATGAACGATACGGCTTACGCGCTTGAAGCGCGCGGGATCGTCAAGATCTTCGGCAATCACGTCGCACTCGACAATGTCAATTTCGGCCTGCTGCCCGGCGAAGTGCATGCGCTGCTGGGCGAGAATGGCGCGGGCAAATCCACGCTGATCAAGATTTTGACCGGCGCCTACCAGCCGACGGGCGGGCAGGTGCTGGCCGATGGCGTGGCGGTGACGCTCGACAACCCACAGCATGCCCAGAAGTACGGCATCGGCACGGTTTACCAGGAGGTCAATCTCCTGCCCAATCGCTCCGTTGCGGAAAACCTCTTCCTCGGTCACCAACCCACGCGCTTCGGTTTCGTTGATCGGCGCAAGATGGAGCGCGACTCGCGGGAGGTGCTCAAGCGCTATGGGCTCGACCTTGATCCGGCGAGCGAGCTGGGCGCCCATTCGGTAGCCGTGCAGCAGATCGTGGCTATTGCCCGGGCTGTCGAGCTTTCCGGCAAGGTCCTTATTCTCGATGAGCCGACAGCGAGCCTCGACCGCAACGAGGTCGAGCGGCTCTTCGAGATCATTCGCGACCTTAAGGCGCGCGGACTTGCCGTCGTCTTCATCACGCATTTCCTTGACCAGGTGTTTGCGATTGCCGATCGGGTCACCATTCTGCGCAATGGCAAGCTGATCGAGACGCGGACGCTGGATGGCACGACGCGCACCGATGTGGTGCGGCTCATGCTGGGCAAGGATGTCGCTTTTTCCGGCGCGACTGGCGTCGAGGATGCGCGGCCGCTCGGCGAGGTGCTGCTCGACTTTAAGGGTTATGGCAAAAAGCGCAGCGTGCATCCGTTCAACCTGACCATCCACAAGGGTGAGGTGGTCGGCGTTGCTGGCCTTTTGGGTTCCGGCCGTACGGAGATGGCGCGCATCATGTTCGGTGCCGACAGTGCCGACGAGGGTACGGTCACGGTCAGCGGCAAGCCGGCCAATATCTCGCGGCCGACCGATGCGATCGCCAGGGGTTTTGGCTTTTTGCCGGAGGACCGCAAGGTCGAGGGTATTTTCGGCGACCTTTCGGTGCGCGAGAATATCGTCATAGCGCTCCAGGGGAAGCTCGGCTGGTTCAGTGCGCTTAGCCGCGACGAGCAGCTCGAGATTGCCGGCCGCTTCGGCGAAAGCATGGATATCCGGGCCGCATCGCTCGACATGCCGATCAAGCTCCTGAGCGGCGGCAATCAGCAAAAGGCGATCCTTTCGCGTTGGCTGGCGACCGATCCGGCATTCCTGATCCTTGACGAGCCGACGCGCGGCATCGATGTCGGCGCGCATGCGGAAATCGTGCGCACCATTAACCGGCTGCGCGACGAGGGCCTGGCGCTGGTCGTCATCTCTTCCGAGCTCGACGAAGTCGTCGCTTATTCGACCCGCATCGTGGTGATGCGCGATCGCGAGCTCGTGGCCGAACTTTCCGGCGAAAACATCAATCCCGGCGTTATCGTCCAGGCGATCGCCAACCATCGCGAAGGTCCACCGGCATGATGCGCCGCGTCGTTTCCGCCCTCGCCAGCCCGCAGCTTCTGGCGCTCCTCGGCGTCCTGCTGATCAACTGGTTCCTGTTTCCCCCATTCTTCCGCATCACCTGGCAGGACGGCCGTCTGTTCGGCTCGCTGATCGATGTGCTCAATCGCGGTGCGCCGGTGGCGATCCTCGCCATCGGCATGGCCGGGGTGATCGCCACCAAGGGCGTCGATCTTTCGGTCGGGGCCATCATGGCCGTGGCTGGAGCGGTGGCGGCGACCATGGTGGTGGCTGGATATCCGGCGCCGGTCGCCGTTGTCGCGGCACTGGCGGTCGGCCTGGTCTGCGGCTTGTGGAACGGTTTTCTGGTCGCCGTGCTCGACATCCAGCCGATCATTGCCACCCTGGTGCTGATGGTTGCCGGCCGCGGTATCGCGCAGCTGATCACCGAGGGCTTTATCGTTACCTTCACCGATCCGCTGCTGATCTTTATCGGCACAGGCTCATTCCTCGGCCTGCCAATGGCGGCAGTGATTGCCTTGGTGCTGATGATCGTCGTGACGCTGATCATCCGGCGCACCGCACTTGGCCTCTTCATCGAAGCCGTGGGTGTCAACAGGGCAGCAGCGAGCCTTGCCGGCATTCGCAGCCGCATGCTGTTGTTCCTGGTTTATGGCCTCTCGGGCTTCTGCGCTGCCGTGGCCGGCATCATCGTTGCCGGCGATATTCGCGGCGCCGACGCCAACAATGCCGGTCTTTGGCTTGAACTCGATGCCATTCTTGCGGTGGTGATCGGCGGTACGTCGCTGCTTGGCGGGCGCTTCTCGGTGCCGCTGGCCGTTGTTGGCGCCATCATCATCCAGGCCATGAATACCGGCATCCTCGTTTCCGGCTTTCCGCCCGAATTCAATCTTATCGTTAAGGCGGGGCTGATCTTTATCGTGCTCGTTATCCAATCGCCGCTTGCGACCCGTCTCGTGCCGGTGCGCTTGCCCAAGGCGGAGGCGCGCAAATGAGCCGCTCGCTTCGTCCGCTCGTTGCCACGGCGGTGATCTTTGCCATCGCCTATGCCTTGGCCGTGTTCCAGTTCCCCAACATGTTCTCGACCCGGGTGCTGGGCAATTTCCTCACCGACAATGCCTTCCTGGGCATCACGGCGGTGGGCATGACTTTTGTCATTCTGTCCGGCGGCATCGACCTTTCCGTCGGCGCGGTGATCGGCTTCACCGGCGTTCTTATTGCCGTGCTGATCTCGCTGGCCGGCTGGCACCCGCTTGCCGCTTTTGCATTGGCGCTGGCAATCGCGGCTGCGTTTGGCGGGATCATGGGCCTCGCCATTCATTACCTTCAGGTGCCTGCCTTCATCGTAACGCTAGCTGGCATGTTCCTGGCTCGGGGTGGCGCTTCGGTGATCACCCGCGACTCCATTCCTGTAAACCACGAATTCTACACCTGGATCTCCGAACTTACGATCCGCGTGCCGGGCGGCGGACGTTTTAGCTTTATCGGCTTGCTGATGATCGCCATCTTCATCATCGGCGCGCTGGTGGCGCATCGCACCAAGTTCGGTTCCTATGTCTATGCCCTGGGCGGCAACGAAACCTCGGCGTCGCTGATGGGCGTGCCGGTGGCCCGCACGACGGTGGGCGTCTATATGCTGTCCTCGGTGCTTGCGGCCTTGGCGGGGATTGTCTTCTCGCTCTACACGTCGGCGGGTTATCCGCTTGCGGCGGTGGGCGTCGAACTCGATGCGATCAGTGCCGTGGTGATCGGCGGCACCTTGCTGACCGGCGGCTATGGCTTCGTACTCGGCACGTTTATCGGCGTCATGCTCCTGGGCTTGGTGCAGACCTACATCATCTTCGATGGCACGCTTTCGAGCTGGTGGACCAAGATCGTCATCGGCGGGCTCCTGTTCCTGTTCATCGTGTTGCAGCGGCTCATCTTTGCCGCATCGACACCGGGAGAGAAGTCGCATTAAGCGTGCGGGGCGCCCGCAGCGCTTAAGAAGGGCATAGATGAGCGAGACCGGCAGCCTTATCCGTTCCCTTTCCGGGCGGCGCGCTGCACGGAATTTCCACACCTTCGTCATCAACGAAATCGGTCATGCCATCGTCACCGGGCAGTTCGCGATCGGCTCGGTGCTGGCGAGCGATGCGGTGATGATGGAGCAGTATGGCGTTTCCCGCACCGTTCTGCGGGAAGCCCTGAAGACGCTGGAAGCCAAAGGTCTGGTCGAGGCGCGACCAAAGGTCGGGACCCGCGTCTCCCCCCGCAGCCGCTGGAATTACTTCGATCCGCAGCTTCTGGCCTGGCATTTCGACGCGCCGGCCGATCAAGCCTTTTACCAAAGCCTTTTTCGCGTGCGCACCTTGATGGAAACGCCGATGGTGGAACTGGCCGCCCTGCACCGGACGGCGGAGCAGGTGCGCTTGCTCAAATATTGGGTGCACCAGATGGAAACGGCAGGCGACAGCATCGAGCAGTTCGGTCTGGCATGCCTTGAAGTCCACGCCGTGATTGCCGATGCCGGGCACGATCTCTTGCTGCGTTCGGTGCTGGGCGTGGTCGAACTGACCTTGGCGCTGGCGCTAACACGGGACAAGGCGCTCGCCGGCGCGGACTATCGCGAGCAGTCGGCAGCGCTCTTTAATCAGCTCACGCGTGCCATCGAGGGCGGCAAGCCTGCGGATGCAGCCGCGGTGCTGGCGCAAATTCGGGGGCTCGACGAAGGCCAGTTCGCTTAGGGCTGGACGGCAGCAAAGGCGCAAGCCACTCTCGGCAGAAGACTATTGCGCCGGAGTTCGCCTTGCCTTTTCCCGATCTCGTCCATCCCGCCATCGACGCCTATGAAAGCGCGGTGCAGACGCCTGCCGATTTCGTCCAGTTCTGGGCCTCGACTATCGCCGAAGCCCGGGCCCTTGGCGGCGAGGTCAGCATGGTGCCGGCTCAAACGACGCTTAAGCTTGTCGAAGTCTTCGACGTCACCTTCCCCGGCTTTGGCGGGCACCCGATCAAGGGCTGGCTGATGCTGCCCCGGGAGCGCAGCAGAAAGCTGCCGCTGGTCGTGCAGTATGTGGGATATGGGGGCGGCCGCGGCTTTGCGCATGAGGGACTGCATTGGGCCGTGTCGGGCTTTGCCTATTTCCGCATGGACACACGCGGGCAGGGGAGCGGCTGGAGCACCGGCGCGACGCCGGACCCCGTCGGCAGCACCGGCCAGATCCCCGGCGTCATGACCAAGGGCATCCTGGACCGCAACGATTATTACTACCGGCGTCTCTTCACCGATGGCGTGCGCGCGGTCGATACCCTGATCGATCTCGATTTTGTCGATGCGGAACGCGTCGCCGTTTGCGGCGGTTCGCAGGGTGGCGGCATTTCGCTCGCCGTCGCGGGCATCGATGATCGCGTCAAAGCGGTGATGCCCGACGTGCCGTTTCTGTGCGACTTTCCGCGTGCCATTCGCGTCGCCGGCCGCGACCCCTATCTCGAGATCGTTCGCTTCCTCGCCCAGCATCGCGAGAAGGCGCAAACCGTTTTTGAAACGCTGCGCTATTTCGATGGCGTCTGCTTTGCGCGCCGGAGCAAGGCGGCCGCGCTCTTTTCCGTGGCGATGATGGACGATGTCTGCCCGCCCTCGACGGTTTACGCGGCCTTCAAGGCGTTCGCCGGCACGGAGAAAACCATCGTGGAATATGAGTTCAACAACCATGAAGGCGGCGGTCCGTTTCAGGATCGCCAGCAGATGGAATGGCTTAGCCGCCGCTTCCTCTGAGGCTCCGATTCTCTTTGCGGCGCGTGCGGAACCTCGCTCGGTGCGCACCGTTTCCTGCCAGCGTCACCGAAATTTCCTCCCGGAGTAAAGACAATGGCTGAAAAGCAACTGGACGATCTGTTCCTCGATACGCTCAAGGACATCTATTACGCCGAGCGCCAGATCCTCAAAACCCTGCCCAAAATGGCCAAGGCTGCCCAGTCGGCCGAGCTCAAGGCCGGCTTCGAGCAGCATGCTGCCGAAACCGAACAGCAGATCGAGCGACTGCAGCAGGTCTTCGAACTCATCGGCAAGCCTGCCCGCGGCAAGACCTGCGACGCCATTCTCGGCATTATCGAAGAAGGCAAGGAAATCATGGACGAATACAAGGGCACCCAGGCTCTTGATGCCGGCCTGATCTCCGCCGCTCAGGCTGTCGAGCACTATGAGATGGCTCGTTACGGCACGCTTGCGACTTGGGCCAAGCAGCTCGGCCACACCGAGGCGCTAAACCTGCTGCTCGAAACGCTCAAGGAAGAAGAAGCGACCGACGAGAAGCTCTCGGCTCTCGCCAAGTCTTCGGTCAACCTCGAAGCGGCCGAATAAGCCTTTTCGTCTGAGCGTCGCCCATGCAGAAAAACACCGCTGTGGCCGAACAAATCCGGCAGACCGCCTACTTTCTCTGGGAACAGGACGGTCGCCCGGAGGGGCGAGCGATGGATTATTGGCTCCGCGCCAAAGCCATGCATCAGCGCCAGATGGCGTTTGATCGCTGGCTAGCCGAAGGCACGCCGCCGGACCGGTCCGCCGAACACTGGCGCGACGCGGGCAAGACGCTGGACGAAAGCTGAAATGGAAACGGGCCCGGTGGGCCCGTTTTCTTAGAAGATGCCCCCACCCGGCCTCCCCCTTCAGGAGGGGGAGGAGCCAGGCCGGCGTGCTGGGCTCGATGGAGCTCCTCCCCCGACTTACGGGGGAGGCCGGGTGGGGGCAGATCGAGTAAGCGGCGCATCTGGTCCCT includes:
- the yjfF gene encoding galactofuranose ABC transporter, permease protein YjfF — its product is MSRSLRPLVATAVIFAIAYALAVFQFPNMFSTRVLGNFLTDNAFLGITAVGMTFVILSGGIDLSVGAVIGFTGVLIAVLISLAGWHPLAAFALALAIAAAFGGIMGLAIHYLQVPAFIVTLAGMFLARGGASVITRDSIPVNHEFYTWISELTIRVPGGGRFSFIGLLMIAIFIIGALVAHRTKFGSYVYALGGNETSASLMGVPVARTTVGVYMLSSVLAALAGIVFSLYTSAGYPLAAVGVELDAISAVVIGGTLLTGGYGFVLGTFIGVMLLGLVQTYIIFDGTLSSWWTKIVIGGLLFLFIVLQRLIFAASTPGEKSH
- a CDS encoding FadR/GntR family transcriptional regulator produces the protein MSETGSLIRSLSGRRAARNFHTFVINEIGHAIVTGQFAIGSVLASDAVMMEQYGVSRTVLREALKTLEAKGLVEARPKVGTRVSPRSRWNYFDPQLLAWHFDAPADQAFYQSLFRVRTLMETPMVELAALHRTAEQVRLLKYWVHQMETAGDSIEQFGLACLEVHAVIADAGHDLLLRSVLGVVELTLALALTRDKALAGADYREQSAALFNQLTRAIEGGKPADAAAVLAQIRGLDEGQFA
- a CDS encoding sugar ABC transporter ATP-binding protein, translating into MNDTAYALEARGIVKIFGNHVALDNVNFGLLPGEVHALLGENGAGKSTLIKILTGAYQPTGGQVLADGVAVTLDNPQHAQKYGIGTVYQEVNLLPNRSVAENLFLGHQPTRFGFVDRRKMERDSREVLKRYGLDLDPASELGAHSVAVQQIVAIARAVELSGKVLILDEPTASLDRNEVERLFEIIRDLKARGLAVVFITHFLDQVFAIADRVTILRNGKLIETRTLDGTTRTDVVRLMLGKDVAFSGATGVEDARPLGEVLLDFKGYGKKRSVHPFNLTIHKGEVVGVAGLLGSGRTEMARIMFGADSADEGTVTVSGKPANISRPTDAIARGFGFLPEDRKVEGIFGDLSVRENIVIALQGKLGWFSALSRDEQLEIAGRFGESMDIRAASLDMPIKLLSGGNQQKAILSRWLATDPAFLILDEPTRGIDVGAHAEIVRTINRLRDEGLALVVISSELDEVVAYSTRIVVMRDRELVAELSGENINPGVIVQAIANHREGPPA
- a CDS encoding DUF2934 domain-containing protein → MQKNTAVAEQIRQTAYFLWEQDGRPEGRAMDYWLRAKAMHQRQMAFDRWLAEGTPPDRSAEHWRDAGKTLDES
- a CDS encoding ABC transporter permease: MRRVVSALASPQLLALLGVLLINWFLFPPFFRITWQDGRLFGSLIDVLNRGAPVAILAIGMAGVIATKGVDLSVGAIMAVAGAVAATMVVAGYPAPVAVVAALAVGLVCGLWNGFLVAVLDIQPIIATLVLMVAGRGIAQLITEGFIVTFTDPLLIFIGTGSFLGLPMAAVIALVLMIVVTLIIRRTALGLFIEAVGVNRAAASLAGIRSRMLLFLVYGLSGFCAAVAGIIVAGDIRGADANNAGLWLELDAILAVVIGGTSLLGGRFSVPLAVVGAIIIQAMNTGILVSGFPPEFNLIVKAGLIFIVLVIQSPLATRLVPVRLPKAEARK
- the ytfQ gene encoding galactofuranose ABC transporter, galactofuranose-binding protein YtfQ; the protein is MSIITKLAIAAGLATALSTAAFAQADLSGKVIGFSQIGSESGWRAAETSVTRSEAEARGVDLKFADAQQKQENQIKAIRGFIAQGVDAILMAPVVATGWDDVLAEAKEAEIPVVLLDRGIDAPEDLYLTSVASDQVLEGRVAGEWLVNEVGDEDCSVVELQGTVGSSPAINRKQGFEEGIASASNIKITQSQTGDFTRSKGKEVMEAFLKSSNGGADICAVYAHNDDMAVGAIQAIKDAGLKPGTDIKVVSIDGVPDIFTAIAAGEANATVELTPNMAGPALDALAAYWADGTEPEKFIITESKLYTAENDPQGEYDRRKGLGY
- a CDS encoding YciE/YciF ferroxidase family protein, which codes for MAEKQLDDLFLDTLKDIYYAERQILKTLPKMAKAAQSAELKAGFEQHAAETEQQIERLQQVFELIGKPARGKTCDAILGIIEEGKEIMDEYKGTQALDAGLISAAQAVEHYEMARYGTLATWAKQLGHTEALNLLLETLKEEEATDEKLSALAKSSVNLEAAE
- a CDS encoding acetylxylan esterase, which codes for MPFPDLVHPAIDAYESAVQTPADFVQFWASTIAEARALGGEVSMVPAQTTLKLVEVFDVTFPGFGGHPIKGWLMLPRERSRKLPLVVQYVGYGGGRGFAHEGLHWAVSGFAYFRMDTRGQGSGWSTGATPDPVGSTGQIPGVMTKGILDRNDYYYRRLFTDGVRAVDTLIDLDFVDAERVAVCGGSQGGGISLAVAGIDDRVKAVMPDVPFLCDFPRAIRVAGRDPYLEIVRFLAQHREKAQTVFETLRYFDGVCFARRSKAAALFSVAMMDDVCPPSTVYAAFKAFAGTEKTIVEYEFNNHEGGGPFQDRQQMEWLSRRFL